A stretch of DNA from Methanobrevibacter oralis:
TTATTTTAACATCTAGTGTAAATTGATTATTTCTTTTTAGTATTATTCCTTCTTTTAAAGGTTTTTCAAATAAGTATTTCATATTATTCAGTTAATGCAGGTATTTTTGTTATTTTTAATGAGGTTGTTATTTCTTCAAGTTTAGATATAGGAATTCCAATTGCTATTTCATTGTCTTTTAAATCACTAGCTAAACGAGAGCCAATACATCCATATGAAATATTTAATTTATTATTTAAATAGGTATTAATTATAATATCTCCACATAATGATTGAGTCCCACTAACACTGTTTTCGAGTCTTTCTCCCTTGTTATAGGTATTTGCTCTAATTAAATTAAAGATTTGTTTTGCTTTTCCAAGTATAACTACTACATCAGGTTTTACTACAACATTTTCTAAAGGCATATATCCAATAGCTTCTATTTTTTTATCTAATTTTGCAGTATTTTTTATTAACCTTTTCCCAGCATTTTGAGTTTTAGTCACATTCATTTTATTGAATTTGGAT
This window harbors:
- a CDS encoding DUF169 domain-containing protein; translated protein: MINASNGESFYGTVNELKCETAIQILGLKALNEDLLNGSKFNKMNVTKTQNAGKRLIKNTAKLDKKIEAIGYMPLENVVVKPDVVVILGKAKQIFNLIRANTYNKGERLENSVSGTQSLCGDIIINTYLNNKLNISYGCIGSRLASDLKDNEIAIGIPISKLEEITTSLKITKIPALTE